The following is a genomic window from Pedobacter sp. MC2016-14.
ACTGCTTTGCCGGTTCTTTTACTTGATTGTTTTACTGCTTTTTTCTCCTGAAAGCGGCTTTGCGAACTCCCCTTCTGGTCCGCTTTAACCTGCTCGTTTAGTAAGGAAGACGAAACATTGCTTGCTTTTCCGAAATAAATGATCTTCTGTGCCGTTCCTTCAAAGCCTTTATAAGGCGAATAATTGAAAGGACCCGAGGGCAAAATCTCCACTAAGAATTCAATTCCCGCAGAATCTCTATTCAACAGATTGCGCTGCCAGTCTACTTTCGACTGATTTTGCTCCTTCTGCTCAAATTTAACAGTTGCCTGCTCAGATGATGCCGAAACATTTTTCTCTTTATTTCGCTTAACCATGCCACAGCCATAGCAGAAAAACAAACTCCAGAGCCCAAATTTCAAATACATTTTCATGATGCGTAAATTACTTGTTAAAACTTCCTGTATATATACTGTTTGATATGGCCCGCCTGTCTGCCCTAATAAATACCATATAGGTTTCCATATACTCCTGCATCAACAGGGCGGGTATCGGTAAAAGCTGATGACCTTCGCTCCTTTTGGCGCCCCACATCAAATAAATCACCTTTTCTAAGGCCGGAAAATAAGCCATTAGCATCACCTGATCGCTCTCAGTGCGGCCAGGTTTCCATGTAAAGTTCAATGCATCTTCCAGCATCTCCACCTTTGGGTTCTCCGGAACACCAACTAAACCCGCCGCCAATTGTACTTTAGCAAAATCCATTGCCACATCAGGATAATTACCGGTTAAGGCGTTTTTCATGTTCATGGAAACCGCAAGATTGTAGGGATGCAAATTCATCTCTGCAGCTTTCATTGAAAACCCAACCTTTACAAAAGGGAAGATGGGTTTCAAAAACCTATTTACCAGTATGAAGCGCTGCCTGTTGGCCAGCTGTTTTGCCGTTGGGGGCTTAGTTGTTGTACCAATGGTACGCGCCACCACCTTATTCCCCAACTGATAGGTGACTACAGCGCCAAGCTTTCCGTTTGTTTCTCCGAACAAACCATTTTTTAATATTGCCATCTCTATACTATTTAATTGTCCAGTCAGCAAACCTGCTGATACTTCTTTTGTGCCGCATCCGGCGATAAACCCCATCACCCTCCCTGCTTCCGCCAGGGTTCGTGTTTCCCTCTATGCCTGTACACCAATCACCACTCAGCTTTGTCAGGATTCCGCAATGGGCAATTCGGCCCAGCGCAGGAAAATAAATTCCATACAGATCAGCAGGCATAGCTTTTTTCCGCAAACGTCTGGCAGGAAATAAATCAGGCGACCAACCAGTCCTTGGACCAGGATAACCTGCCTGCTGATATACCCATGAGCAAAAACAAGCACACCAGGGATCTCCTTTGCGGCAGTTGCCTGCGTGCTGGTACTCCGCAACCCGCTTTCCATCGTTACGGTTGCTGTATTCATGTACACCAATTTCATTTAAGGCCAGTTTTACTATTAGATCCCTCCCTTCGGTTCGGGATGACGTTAAAGCGATTCGAGCTGAAGAGCCAATTAACAAATTGCGATCAGGCATCCAACCGCTACCAGCAACAGCAGCGCAAACGATGCAAAATAAAAACTTAGCTGCTGCCATACCTCCATAGTTTTAAAGTGAACAACTAAACGACTCAAGGGGGTTAAGTTTAAAGCCGACCAGCACCAATTTAACAAGCACCAGCATAGTCCCAGTAAACCCAGAAAGTTCATCAGGCTCAGCATCATCAGTAAATAGATGTTTGGATCTATGATCCCAACCATTTCCCCATTCATTTGTACCATGCTTTGCGCCAGAGGCCAAAGCAAGAGTAACAAGCCCAGAAAAAACCATACCTCTGGTAATGCGGGCAGCTTAACAGCCATCATCTCAGGCTTTTTTAATCTCAAATATTTCATTACGATAAAATTAATAGGCTGGCAGAACCGCCAGCCTAATTGAAAAACTACAGTACTTCTACTGTTCCCATGTAAACATTGTCCGATACGCTTTCGCCATCGGCAGCGGCAAATGTCATAAACACATGCACATCTGCCCCAGCAAAAGAATGCGGCAAAACCATGTTGTAGGTTAGTACAGATCTTGCTACTACGCCCGGGGCAATCATAAACATGTCTTTCAACGGATTGTAGACCACAAACGTGGCCAGATCTGTTAATTTGCCAAAAGGTGACAATACACTTTCTGTCCAGGACAAGGTTAAGCGCGAATTTGCAACAGCTACTACTGTAAAACTTGCGGGCTTGTCTACTTTACCTTTGCTGTACACCACCCTGGCATAATCCATTTCAAAATCCGGCGCTACGCCAGTTACGGCATTTTTAAGGTTGTAAGAGACTGCTGCGTTCATGGCAGTTTCCTTTCTCTTGTGCGAATTTTTAAAACCGATTTTAACCAGATCGCTCAGGTCACTTAAAAAGCCCGTTACCAATCCAAACTTGCCGCGCTGCGCAAGTTGTTTTGTACTGGGTGGCTCCTGAGATGGATGGGGCACTGCGGTAATCACATTCTGTCCATTCAGGTAATGCCCCACTAGTGCCCCGGTTTTTTTTACAAAACCTCCAAAAGCACCCCAATGTTGAATTCCCATAATTCAATTGTTTAAATTTATAAATCTGTTAGTTCTCCATCATATCTCCGTTCCTTCCTGGAAAGCCCGGATGCTATCAGATGGTGAAACAAAAGTAGATCACAAATCCGTAACAACCTAATTGTCAACAACTAATCAATTGATTTCAATGAATTTAAAGGGAAATAAGGAATTAGGCTATGTTATTTTTCGCAGTTGTTCCAATACCAGCTCAAGGCTCATGTTGGTGTGCTCGCAAAATTCTTCTACATTAATTTTGGCGTAAGGCTTTAAGCCACGTTTCATTCTTATCTCTCTAATGAGCAGGTAGGCCGTACTTTCACCTTTACCCAGAATTTCCTGAACATCCTTGTTGGATAAGATCAGTTTGGTTATCTTCTTCATCTTATTAAATGTTAAATTGTAAAGGCACGGTCAGCTCAATAGCGCTAACAAGGTGCAAGCAAATAAAACACGGCAAAAATGTAAGCAAGGTGTTTTGAGCTGCGTGTAATTGACCGGGCATTTGCCCCTGGGGTTTAAGCGGAAGGCTACCCGGTCATTTTTGTCAAATTGGCCACAGCCTGTCTAAATTCAACAGGGCCTCCGCTCCAGACAAAGCCTGTGTTTAGTTTCAACGAGATCAGTTCTGCCTCAAACTCAAAATAGAGGATCCATTTTTTACCACGGCTATCTATCAGCACAAAACTACAGTTTTGCCTGGCGCCGCTGGCAATCATCAAACTTAGCTGTTCCATGTTGGCCACAAACTGGAGCGCATACATTAAATTGTTAATCCTGTACAAAAAAGGATTTCGTTTAAACACCAGACAGGCACGGTTACGTCCTTTCAGGTAAATGTTAAGTTGCAATCTTTTGTTCATCTTTTAAAATTTTAAGTAAACAATTAGGGTCATAAAGGCTCTACTGCCCGACGGACAAAAGTAAATCTTACAAAATCTTAAAACATTAGTCACAGCTAATTTCTCAACGTAACAATTTTTTAATCAAAAACATCACAGAGGCATATCAATCATAGCCCAGTGTTTCCATTTTCAGGAGCCTGGCCACGAGCACAACCTCAGCCCCTTAAATAGTTGGCTTTGATCCGGCAATAATTCGCTTCGTACATATGCAGAAAATTTGCGCAAATTTTGTTGGGTAATACTGTAAAAGGATAGACATCGGCAAAATACTTAAACCGGGCGGGTGGTTTCATCATTAGCATCTTAGTTCTTTCAAAGTCAATACCTTTTTCAAGTAAAAAAATAGTACTCTTTAGGGTATCCATTTCAGGGTATTGCGTTAGCTTACGTAAATCGTCGCGCTTAATCGCCAATAAATTACATTTGGTAATGGTGGTCAAGGTAATGGAAGTTTTATCCTGTAAAAAAAACGCTTGCAGGTCGGTAAAGATGGCCCCAGGCTGATAGATGCGAGCGATGATTTTTTTGCCGCTTTCTTCGTAGAATTTACCCTTAACAAAGCCGTCAGCCAAAAAGAGGACACGGTCGTAGGGCTTTCCTATAGTTAACAGATCAACTGCTTTTTCTTCCGTTACAGGAACCGCAATATTTTTAAGGTCATTTTTTAAGGGAGTAGAAATGGGATGCAAGGTATTCAATGCATTTGAGAGTTTTACAATGGGCATTAAAAGAGATTTAATTGAAATTTGGATTGATTTTTTAATATTTTATGATGTATAGGCCTCCGAAGGGATTCAGCAGGATACAGCCTTAAAAGTTTATACATATTTTTAATGTACTCTTTAGTTACAAGCAATTGAGTATGGATTTTACCTCACATGGAGATTTGAAAAATTTAAAATTAATGCTTGTGGCTATTCTTATGTTAGTTACAGCAAGTGCTTTCGCACACGTAAAGTGATAAAACACCGTTGGCAACTCAGGTCTATTATCACATCGGAAACGATTACGTTCCTCTTTCCTTTGAACCTGAGATACTTAGTTACCAAAACGATGACGATAGAGCTTGTAGGTTAATATTTATCGGTACAGGTTTTCCTACTTCTTTTAGTGAAACAAGCCAAGTATTTCGAATTACATTGTAACCTCTTCTTCCGAACTGGGTTCTTGGCAGGAATAAAATTCAACTTTGGTTAGGGAGCGTTTCACGCTCCCTAATTATGTACTTAGGAAATTAAGTGAAATTTATTTGGCTAAATTTTCTTCAATAATTTTCTCAAAAGCCTGTACATGCATTTTACCAACATCGACTCTTGGCGGTGAACTCGTGATCAACTCACCATTTTTACTTATTATTAGCTGTCTTGGAAATCCATTAAATTTATAATTAACTATTAGTGGATTAGCAAAACCTTGCCCTTTAGTGTGCAGATTAGTCATGCCTTTAGCGGTATATAGACCTGATTTTACGCTTTCCATCCATAAAGGCTTTTTATCAGTACTAACCGTAAGAAAAACAATATCACTATTAGATTTATATTTTTCATATATCGGGTGCATTGCTTTCGCTAACATTTGACAAGGAACACAGCCCGTGAACCAAAAATCTATAATAAGTAGTTTACCCTTATAATCGCTTAGCCGATGAACTTTATCATTGGCATCATAAAATTCAAAAGGATATGCCATGTATTGCCGATCAGCTAATTTAGAAAGCAATAGTTTGTATTTTGCACTATTAATGGTTTCCAATGCATCTTTTAAATAGAATTTAGATTCATCTGAAAACTTCGTTATTAAAGTTTCGTAACAAAGGTATATCAATTTATCTCTTAAAAGCCCCGTATAATTATCCTTCATTCGATTATACAAAACGTTAAAAGATAAATGCTTTAGACTTCTTTTACTATCCTCATACAACATTGATCTGGCAATTTCTTTTTTTAGCATTGCGTTAGCATAGTATCCAGATTGTGCCAAAGTCACTGAATCAATATTACTTGGATAATCTGTTTTTAAAATTGAAGAGTAGTAATTTCTAACTATTACCGAGTCTTGCTTCTCTTTATATATCCATAGATAAAAGGGAAGTTTGTGATAAATATTATGTTGTGCAGAAGCTATTGCATCCAAATTTAAAAGCTTGTAAACTCTCTCGCTAAGTTTGTCTTGATAGCTTTTTATTATCATTAGTCTTAAAGCAACTTGCATATTGACAGCTTTATTTTCGAGAAGAGTAGCCTGTTCAAGGTGTCCAGCATGTTCCAAATCTAATGTTCTAATTGAAATAGAATTCTGAATAGTTTTAGTATTATATACTTGCCATTGACAATTTAATTTCTCACTTCCCTTACCAGAGAACAAGATATATCCATTTTCTCTAAAATCGATATTAATACTATCTCCAACCTGAAAAAGATAAAGTTCGCTTAGTCCTGTTGAGACTTGCATTTTCGTAATGTTAAAATAATAGCCCTTCCAACCTCCTGAACCAACATTATCCTGAAATTCAAATGAGAGATATACCAATGAATCTTTTGAGTTTATTTGAGTATTAAAACGTCCGTCAGGGGAAACCTTGGCTTTAAATACCTCACCACCTTCACCTTTCTCGTTAGCGGTTTCTTTAATCTTTATGGTTAACTCTTTGCATTGGTACATACGCATGAAAGAAGTATCAATTAAGCCAGTTAATTTAATAGTGTTTGTTTGAGCATGAAGTTTTGACGCTATAATTGACATCAAAAATGTAGCTATAATTATATGTGATTTTCTCATTATATTTTTTAATTTGTAAAGGAGATCCAGAATAACCTATCGAACGTTCTGCTCTATTCCACTAAGTGCAATTTCATCGTCTGGAATTGGGAGTACATATCTGGCGCTATTTGGCTCCAAACTATAGATGTTACCACCTATATTTCTTGTAAGTGTTATATTGCGACCTTCTAAATTTAGTCTCTTCAAATCAGTCCATCTTATGCTTCTCCATATTAATTCTTTACGACGTTCCAATAGAACTCTATCTAGGGCATCTGACGGACTACTCGCTACGATGTTCGGATAAGGTATATTTGTCCCTGTAGCATTTGGATTCCAACGCTTCTTTAATAATTGATTCAAATAATCCATTGATTCCAACGTTTGGTTGCGTCTTGCTAAACATTCTGCTTTAATTAAGTAAACTTCATCAGTCGCAAGCCCTGTAAATGGAAATGTAACGGCGCTATTTATCCCTTTACTTGTCCAGTTACCATTTGCATTTTGACGGAACCATACATTTTTTCGAAGGTCATTTGGACCATATGTCCCAATCAAAACTGGGTCGATTCCGTACAACGCTCCGCTAGAATATGTAGTTTGAGAATATGTTGTTATTCTCATGTTAGAGAAGTATAAAACTTCTTCACTATTATACGTAAAAGATGTACTTGTTTTAATAATTAAGGTATTATAATCTGTCAAATTAGAATATATTGCCATTGCCTTATCTGCATATTCCTCTGCTTCAACATACTTTCTCATGCTAAGATAAACTCTCGCTAACAGTCCATAAGCTGCCACTTTAGAGGGGCGGTTTCTTTTATTAGTGACAATATCTCTTTGTAAAAGTTCACCTGCTGCTATAGCATCGGCGATAATCTGATTATATGTTTCTTGCACAGAGCTGCGATTAACTAACTGTGTAATGCCAGATGTCAATTTTAGTGGAATTCCGGCATCTGTAGATGCTGATCCTGCATCATAAGCTTTTGAATAAATGCTTGCTAATGTATAGAATGCATAAGCCCTCACGAATAATCCCCAACCCTTTACACGTTGCTTTTCTATATCATCTGAAATCCCTTGTCTATCCAACTCATCAATCACACTATTGGCGTAAAAAATCTGGGCATATGGAATAGTCCAGTCAGAAATCTTGTTTTGTCCTTCGAATATATCCTTTTGCCAAATGTA
Proteins encoded in this region:
- a CDS encoding DUF6266 family protein, which codes for MAILKNGLFGETNGKLGAVVTYQLGNKVVARTIGTTTKPPTAKQLANRQRFILVNRFLKPIFPFVKVGFSMKAAEMNLHPYNLAVSMNMKNALTGNYPDVAMDFAKVQLAAGLVGVPENPKVEMLEDALNFTWKPGRTESDQVMLMAYFPALEKVIYLMWGAKRSEGHQLLPIPALLMQEYMETYMVFIRADRRAISNSIYTGSFNK
- a CDS encoding peptidoglycan-binding protein, with translation MAAAKFLFCIVCAAVAGSGWMPDRNLLIGSSARIALTSSRTEGRDLIVKLALNEIGVHEYSNRNDGKRVAEYQHAGNCRKGDPWCACFCSWVYQQAGYPGPRTGWSPDLFPARRLRKKAMPADLYGIYFPALGRIAHCGILTKLSGDWCTGIEGNTNPGGSREGDGVYRRMRHKRSISRFADWTIK
- a CDS encoding DUF6266 family protein — protein: MGIQHWGAFGGFVKKTGALVGHYLNGQNVITAVPHPSQEPPSTKQLAQRGKFGLVTGFLSDLSDLVKIGFKNSHKRKETAMNAAVSYNLKNAVTGVAPDFEMDYARVVYSKGKVDKPASFTVVAVANSRLTLSWTESVLSPFGKLTDLATFVVYNPLKDMFMIAPGVVARSVLTYNMVLPHSFAGADVHVFMTFAAADGESVSDNVYMGTVEVL
- a CDS encoding Crp/Fnr family transcriptional regulator; this encodes MPIVKLSNALNTLHPISTPLKNDLKNIAVPVTEEKAVDLLTIGKPYDRVLFLADGFVKGKFYEESGKKIIARIYQPGAIFTDLQAFFLQDKTSITLTTITKCNLLAIKRDDLRKLTQYPEMDTLKSTIFLLEKGIDFERTKMLMMKPPARFKYFADVYPFTVLPNKICANFLHMYEANYCRIKANYLRG
- a CDS encoding TlpA disulfide reductase family protein, whose product is MRKSHIIIATFLMSIIASKLHAQTNTIKLTGLIDTSFMRMYQCKELTIKIKETANEKGEGGEVFKAKVSPDGRFNTQINSKDSLVYLSFEFQDNVGSGGWKGYYFNITKMQVSTGLSELYLFQVGDSINIDFRENGYILFSGKGSEKLNCQWQVYNTKTIQNSISIRTLDLEHAGHLEQATLLENKAVNMQVALRLMIIKSYQDKLSERVYKLLNLDAIASAQHNIYHKLPFYLWIYKEKQDSVIVRNYYSSILKTDYPSNIDSVTLAQSGYYANAMLKKEIARSMLYEDSKRSLKHLSFNVLYNRMKDNYTGLLRDKLIYLCYETLITKFSDESKFYLKDALETINSAKYKLLLSKLADRQYMAYPFEFYDANDKVHRLSDYKGKLLIIDFWFTGCVPCQMLAKAMHPIYEKYKSNSDIVFLTVSTDKKPLWMESVKSGLYTAKGMTNLHTKGQGFANPLIVNYKFNGFPRQLIISKNGELITSSPPRVDVGKMHVQAFEKIIEENLAK
- a CDS encoding RagB/SusD family nutrient uptake outer membrane protein, yielding MNKIYTILIICSLFGCTKKLDLKPDSTLVVPKTVEDFENLLDNSTIMNASPGLAQMSADEYYIPTLANFQSLGNPITRSTYIWQKDIFEGQNKISDWTIPYAQIFYANSVIDELDRQGISDDIEKQRVKGWGLFVRAYAFYTLASIYSKAYDAGSASTDAGIPLKLTSGITQLVNRSSVQETYNQIIADAIAAGELLQRDIVTNKRNRPSKVAAYGLLARVYLSMRKYVEAEEYADKAMAIYSNLTDYNTLIIKTSTSFTYNSEEVLYFSNMRITTYSQTTYSSGALYGIDPVLIGTYGPNDLRKNVWFRQNANGNWTSKGINSAVTFPFTGLATDEVYLIKAECLARRNQTLESMDYLNQLLKKRWNPNATGTNIPYPNIVASSPSDALDRVLLERRKELIWRSIRWTDLKRLNLEGRNITLTRNIGGNIYSLEPNSARYVLPIPDDEIALSGIEQNVR